The window taaatttatacagtatttaagttttagaattgaaatcattaaaacataaaatataaatagattccttttctatgttcaaacatactttaaattcattataaaattatattaatttttataataaagttataccagaTATTAATAAGAATagaattttttgtataaaatgcatcatatctatatttaataaaaactGTATTAAGCAatcctctatttaaggtaatttagctaattatcataaagataaatataacttttctttgtaataatattattatattattttatattaatttaattattgaaaagcatataatatatttaactacagatagtgttatatatagggttaaagcatttgcgtcacatattgggggtagcttatataaaatagcatgattctactcgatttacaaatataaaatgaaatttcaTTACAATGGATAAGGatgtggtatatgcattttttaataataataatttcctttacattttttgatattgtattatatatatcattaaactttattttaataattcgcgtttttattaattgtttttaaatgctTTCTTAGTGTAAAACGCTTATTGCTCTAACTAACTCGTTTTCCAAAAATTTGGACGAAAAAGGAgactataaaattattattaatggaAACATTTTAAGTAATTATTGCAATAGTAACGAATGTAGTGATAATCTCGCaaaaattaatgctggatGCTTATATTTGCTTGATGCATTCTTTAAGAATTCTTCTGTGTTTAAGTCTTATGCAAAAAGTAATATCGATGTTGTTGAATACATTatcatatggttaagttatatgctAAACCTAAAGGAACATGTAGGAAAGACCaatttacaatatttttatgaaatgtatataaatcgTGGTGATAAGTATAAAAATTCTAAAACTGATATTACGGGGTACAATAATTATAAGGATATtatagataataaaattgatttGATAAATATGGATATGAGCATTGTAcctaaattatatgaagcatttaataaattatgtatGATGCATTTTGAATTTGATAAAGAAAGTCCAAAATGcaataaatatttgaaagAAGCTAAAgaatttgttgaaaaatatgaatatcttaagaaaaattatagtattacTGAAAATAGTccatattataaattattgtctACACTATCAAaggattatgataattttaaaaagaatTGTAGTGATGTTAATTGTAAGGATATTCCACCCCTTCAATCAattgaaaaaacaaaaaatattgtagATTTTTCTAAACAAAATTCTGAAGTTGgatcatcaagttcgtcgataacaaacaatttatttatagttttatcgatatttggtgcaatagcattttttttgggaatttcttataaggtaaataaaaagtacttgaaaaattattttcattatatatatgcaaacgataacaaaaaataatttgtttaccgtttttatattagtattcgttatttggatttcggaaacgatttcaaaaacaaaaattaagagaaaagctaaaaaatataaagaagagaataaatcattaatataagATTCGACGAATAATGATTAttccaggaatagtaataattattgatatattttaagagaCTGTCTATTGAgaagtaatttttatatagtttttatgttgtgggtcaggGTTGTGTTTATATAACCCATATTgaggttagggctaagtattatatctttatttaatttttataattaaacactaatttaatatatgtactatacccgtatgtttaatcacgagatgaatttaaaaatatgtactcCCAAAGGAGCGttgccattaatatgaaaaatgcCCCATAACATTTTCcccataaagtataatatatacaattgagtgttcatgccgatttaatattattaaaacaaaatgtctatattgtatatattaatatagatgctgaatatatattaagtCGTATTATGtaatatcataattttcattatataagcCTTGATAACCTAGAACTATATTCAATTGTGGATAtgataatatgtttctttattttatgaaaattttatttagtaaaacttataacttgtatcatatttatttttatttaaatcgttttatccaactgaaatgtaataatagatattcataaaatatagatgcatgaaatatcgatcgagaatcgaaaatacaacgttatctataaaaggaaTTTTAtacatctaacatttttagtaatacataaa is drawn from Plasmodium yoelii strain 17X genome assembly, chromosome: 2 and contains these coding sequences:
- a CDS encoding PIR protein, which codes for MDKDVCKTLIALTNSFSKNLDEKGDYKIIINGNILSNYCNSNECSDNLAKINAGCLYLLDAFFKNSSVFKSYAKSNIDVVEYIIIWLSYMLNLKEHVGKTNLQYFYEMYINRGDKYKNSKTDITGYNNYKDIIDNKIDLINMDMSIVPKLYEAFNKLCMMHFEFDKESPKCNKYLKEAKEFVEKYEYLKKNYSITENSPYYKLLSTLSKDYDNFKKNCSDVNCKDIPPLQSIEKTKNIVDFSKQNSEVGSSSSSITNNLFIVLSIFGAIAFFLGISYKYSLFGFRKRFQKQKLREKLKNIKKRINH